From the Gramella sp. Hel_I_59 genome, one window contains:
- a CDS encoding response regulator, whose amino-acid sequence MKTNVSVYFLLFFLCFSVTNAQHSLEKPKDTLQTLLDKVNEDILKYQYQQAVDKAYDLVTLAKEKDNNLYVSRAYHSLGHIYSDTKDLDRARQNYAFGLEYAEKTGNDSILLTSYNNLGNALSENPAYRDEGIDYYNKAIKLARDLNMREELIAPTTNIGWTYLDANQYDRAFPFLDRALELMLDEVKENDSRYNVWLSQMYMLHGRYYVHKKAFDSAHVYYDKSLQLAEKDSLYIQAAEAYKYYAAFLEKEGDYQGAFNAQRKFTEFNDLIFENEKVREMEIADAKFKLSEYEKDLEIAQREESLKDELISRSKEKVIIMVISSVVLVFILVFLFKINRDRRNLISELQKKNKQYKSARDQAENLSRMKTRFFSTVSHEIRTPLYGVIGLTSLLLEDKRLKKHKTDLKSLKFSADYLLALINDVLQMNKMESNEVKLESVSFNIRELLSSIVNSFEFTRVQNKNEIILDIDDQIPSYLIGDSVRLSQVLMNLVGNAMKFTERGLIKISINHLEENTDTAKIHFVIEDNGPGIPESKKKMIFEEFSQLENSNYNYQGTGLGLPIVKKLLKLFGSKIKLDTKEGEGSSFSFTIDFGIDHTKAEVPVIEDDLDQLALHGKKRILIVDDNRINQVVTKRILEKKDFECEVAGDGTTAIEMVRESNYHLVLMDVNMPGISGLEATSEIRTFNKYLPIVALTAVEVEEIREEIQSAGMSDIIIKPYDVQQFYQIIYKNLSMSAIPEKV is encoded by the coding sequence TTGAAAACAAACGTTTCAGTTTATTTTCTCTTGTTTTTTTTATGCTTCAGCGTTACTAATGCGCAGCATAGCCTTGAAAAACCGAAAGATACACTTCAAACTCTGCTTGACAAAGTCAACGAGGATATTCTAAAATACCAGTATCAGCAAGCGGTAGATAAGGCTTATGATCTAGTCACTTTAGCCAAAGAAAAGGATAATAATCTATATGTTTCTAGAGCTTATCATTCCCTGGGACATATATATTCTGATACAAAAGATCTAGACCGTGCCCGGCAGAATTATGCTTTTGGTCTGGAATACGCCGAAAAGACTGGAAATGATTCCATACTTCTAACATCTTACAATAATCTTGGGAACGCCCTTTCTGAGAATCCAGCATACAGGGATGAAGGGATCGATTATTATAATAAAGCTATAAAGCTCGCAAGGGACCTAAATATGAGGGAAGAGCTTATTGCGCCAACCACCAACATTGGCTGGACCTACCTTGATGCAAATCAATATGATAGAGCATTTCCATTCCTGGATCGTGCACTCGAACTAATGCTGGATGAAGTTAAAGAAAACGATTCGCGTTATAATGTCTGGTTATCTCAAATGTATATGCTGCATGGAAGGTATTATGTGCATAAAAAAGCATTTGATTCTGCACACGTATATTACGATAAGTCTCTACAGTTAGCAGAAAAGGATAGTCTGTATATTCAAGCGGCTGAGGCTTATAAATATTATGCTGCGTTTCTCGAAAAGGAAGGAGATTATCAGGGAGCCTTCAATGCACAAAGAAAGTTTACCGAATTCAATGATCTCATATTCGAGAATGAAAAAGTACGGGAGATGGAGATCGCTGATGCGAAATTCAAACTATCAGAATATGAAAAGGATCTTGAAATTGCCCAGAGAGAAGAGAGCCTTAAGGATGAATTGATAAGTCGTTCTAAGGAAAAAGTGATCATTATGGTCATTTCTTCAGTAGTACTGGTTTTTATATTGGTGTTTCTTTTCAAAATAAACCGTGATAGAAGAAACCTTATTTCTGAGCTTCAGAAGAAAAATAAGCAGTATAAATCTGCACGTGACCAGGCTGAAAATTTATCCAGGATGAAAACCAGGTTTTTCAGTACGGTGAGTCACGAGATTCGAACGCCTTTATACGGAGTGATTGGGCTTACCTCGCTACTATTGGAGGATAAAAGGCTGAAAAAACATAAAACTGATCTGAAATCATTAAAATTTTCTGCAGATTATCTTCTGGCGCTTATCAACGATGTTCTGCAAATGAATAAGATGGAGAGCAATGAAGTTAAGCTGGAAAGTGTTTCGTTCAACATTCGGGAACTTCTAAGTAGTATTGTAAACAGTTTTGAGTTTACGAGAGTACAGAATAAGAATGAGATCATTCTGGATATTGACGATCAAATTCCATCATATCTTATAGGCGATTCAGTTCGTTTGTCGCAAGTTCTTATGAATCTGGTTGGTAATGCCATGAAGTTCACCGAGCGTGGCCTTATTAAAATCAGCATCAATCATCTGGAGGAGAATACTGATACCGCGAAGATCCATTTTGTAATTGAGGATAATGGTCCAGGGATACCTGAAAGTAAGAAGAAGATGATCTTTGAGGAATTCTCGCAATTAGAGAATAGCAATTATAATTACCAGGGAACAGGACTAGGTTTACCTATTGTAAAAAAATTACTGAAACTCTTTGGTTCTAAGATCAAACTGGACACTAAAGAAGGGGAGGGATCGTCATTTAGTTTTACTATAGACTTCGGAATTGATCACACAAAAGCTGAAGTTCCGGTCATAGAAGATGATCTGGATCAACTTGCTTTGCATGGTAAAAAACGTATCCTGATTGTTGATGATAACCGAATCAATCAAGTAGTTACCAAAAGAATTCTTGAGAAGAAGGATTTTGAATGTGAAGTTGCCGGCGATGGTACCACAGCCATAGAAATGGTCAGGGAATCTAATTACCATCTTGTACTTATGGATGTAAATATGCCTGGTATTAGCGGACTGGAAGCTACCAGTGAAATTCGCACCTTCAATAAATATCTTCCTATTGTAGCTTTAACGGCTGTGGAGGTAGAAGAAATTCGTGAGGAGATCCAATCCGCAGGGATGAGCGACATCATTATAAAACCATATGATGTCCAGCAATTTTACCAGATCATTTATAAGAACTTAAGCATGTCTGCTATTCCAGAGAAGGTTTAG
- the htpG gene encoding molecular chaperone HtpG: MATGKINVSVENIFPLIKKFLYSDHEIFLRELISNATDATLKLKHLSSLGEANVEYGNPTIEVKINEENNTLHIIDQGIGMTKDEVKKYINEVAFSGAEEFLDKYKDSAKDSGIIGHFGLGFYSAFMVANKVEILTKSHKDEPAAHWICEGTTEFTLEDAEKSTHGTEVILHINDEDKEFLEENRIQELLVKYNKFMPIPIKFGTKEETLPLPEDAKEDAKPETKTVDNIINNPNPAWTKQPTDLEEKDYNGFYKELYPMQFEDPLFHIHLNVDYPFNLTGILYFPRMAQDMNIQKDKIQLYQNQVYVTDNVEGIVPEFLTMLRGVIDSPDIPLNVSRSYLQADGAVKKISSYITRKVADKLKSLFNNNREDFEKKWNDIKIVIEYGMLSEDKFFEKADKFALYPTTENEFFTFEELKEAIKDNQTDKDDKLVVLYASNKDEQHSYIQAAKDKGYKVLMLDSPIVSHLLQKLETSHENISFVRVDSDHVDNLIKTDDEKISKLSDEEKEQLKGDFEKVIPAEKYTIQMEAMDSTAAPLIITQPEFMRRMKEMQQTGGGGMFGMGNMPEMYNLVVNTNHELINTILNTKTEKKQQRLIKQSLDLARLSQNLLKGEELTDFIKRSFDMVK; the protein is encoded by the coding sequence ATGGCAACCGGAAAAATAAATGTGTCTGTTGAAAACATATTTCCGCTTATTAAAAAGTTTTTATACAGTGATCATGAAATCTTTTTAAGGGAGCTGATCTCAAATGCAACCGATGCAACTTTAAAATTAAAGCACCTTAGTAGTCTAGGTGAAGCTAATGTTGAATATGGCAATCCTACGATTGAAGTAAAAATTAACGAGGAAAACAATACGCTGCATATTATTGATCAGGGTATTGGGATGACGAAAGATGAGGTTAAGAAATATATTAATGAAGTTGCCTTTTCTGGAGCTGAAGAGTTTCTTGACAAATACAAAGACTCTGCAAAAGACAGTGGAATAATAGGCCATTTTGGTCTTGGTTTCTATTCTGCTTTTATGGTAGCGAACAAAGTAGAGATCTTAACTAAGTCTCATAAAGATGAACCTGCAGCTCACTGGATTTGTGAAGGTACTACAGAATTCACACTTGAAGATGCTGAAAAATCTACTCACGGGACTGAAGTGATCCTTCATATTAACGATGAGGATAAAGAATTTCTGGAAGAGAATAGAATCCAGGAACTTTTGGTAAAGTATAATAAGTTTATGCCTATACCAATTAAGTTTGGTACTAAGGAAGAAACCTTACCACTCCCTGAAGATGCTAAAGAGGATGCTAAGCCGGAAACAAAAACCGTTGATAATATCATCAACAATCCAAATCCTGCTTGGACAAAGCAACCAACAGATTTAGAGGAAAAAGACTATAATGGTTTCTATAAGGAATTGTATCCAATGCAATTCGAAGATCCATTATTTCATATCCACCTAAATGTAGATTATCCTTTCAACCTGACAGGAATCCTTTATTTCCCTCGAATGGCTCAGGATATGAATATCCAGAAGGATAAAATCCAGTTATACCAGAACCAGGTTTATGTAACCGATAATGTGGAAGGTATCGTACCGGAATTCCTTACGATGCTTCGTGGAGTGATCGACTCTCCAGATATTCCACTAAACGTATCAAGGTCTTATTTACAGGCTGATGGTGCCGTTAAGAAAATATCGAGTTATATCACACGTAAAGTTGCAGATAAACTGAAAAGCTTATTCAACAACAATCGTGAGGATTTCGAGAAAAAATGGAATGATATTAAAATCGTGATCGAATACGGAATGCTTTCAGAAGATAAATTCTTCGAAAAAGCTGATAAGTTCGCGCTGTATCCAACAACAGAAAACGAATTCTTCACTTTTGAAGAGCTTAAAGAAGCGATCAAGGATAATCAAACCGATAAGGATGATAAACTGGTTGTTTTATATGCTTCTAATAAAGACGAGCAACATAGTTATATCCAGGCAGCTAAGGATAAAGGCTACAAAGTACTAATGCTGGATAGCCCTATCGTTTCTCACCTGCTTCAAAAGCTTGAAACCTCTCACGAAAATATTTCTTTCGTAAGAGTAGATTCAGATCACGTAGATAACCTTATTAAGACAGATGATGAGAAGATCTCAAAATTATCTGATGAAGAGAAGGAACAGCTTAAAGGTGATTTCGAAAAAGTAATTCCTGCGGAAAAGTATACGATCCAGATGGAAGCAATGGATAGCACTGCCGCGCCGCTAATCATTACGCAACCGGAATTTATGCGTAGAATGAAAGAAATGCAGCAAACCGGTGGTGGCGGAATGTTTGGAATGGGCAATATGCCTGAAATGTATAACCTTGTGGTTAACACCAACCACGAGTTGATAAATACTATTCTAAATACCAAAACTGAGAAGAAACAACAACGCTTGATCAAGCAATCGCTCGACCTTGCAAGATTGTCTCAAAATCTTCTGAAAGGTGAAGAACTTACTGATTTTATCAAAAGAAGTTTCGATATGGTAAAGTAA
- a CDS encoding TetR family transcriptional regulator C-terminal domain-containing protein — protein MAKATGNSKVKKKPSEDKLIAIYMDYVLVNESTPRSVYKFAKKNDITEQEFYEFFGSFDGLRKKIWAKFFDNTLSVMEKSPDYHSFSNREKLLTFFYTFFEVLTANRSYVLYALSEHEDRMKNLEQLKGLRKKMRSFAKELIADGNSEKSFKLFEQSESIFSEGVWVQFLFLLKFWMEDNSPSFESTDVAIEKSVHTVFDLFDNTPLERVVDFGKFLWKERMA, from the coding sequence ATGGCAAAGGCAACAGGAAATAGTAAGGTGAAGAAGAAGCCAAGTGAGGACAAGTTAATAGCAATCTACATGGATTATGTACTTGTGAATGAAAGTACTCCACGAAGTGTATATAAGTTTGCTAAAAAAAATGATATAACCGAACAGGAGTTTTATGAATTCTTCGGAAGTTTTGATGGTTTAAGAAAGAAGATCTGGGCTAAGTTTTTTGATAATACCCTATCTGTCATGGAGAAGTCACCAGATTATCACTCCTTCAGTAATCGCGAAAAGCTACTCACTTTTTTCTATACATTCTTTGAGGTATTAACTGCAAACAGAAGTTACGTTCTCTACGCACTTAGTGAGCACGAGGACCGAATGAAGAACCTTGAACAACTTAAAGGTTTGCGTAAAAAGATGCGCAGTTTCGCCAAGGAATTGATTGCTGACGGAAATAGTGAAAAATCTTTTAAACTATTCGAGCAGAGTGAAAGTATTTTTAGCGAAGGAGTATGGGTTCAATTTCTATTCCTGCTAAAATTCTGGATGGAGGACAATTCCCCATCCTTTGAAAGTACAGACGTGGCAATTGAAAAATCTGTACATACCGTATTTGATCTATTCGATAATACTCCCTTGGAGCGTGTAGTAGACTTCGGGAAGTTCTTATGGAAAGAACGAATGGCCTAA
- a CDS encoding alpha-ketoglutarate-dependent dioxygenase AlkB — MEIIELRGASLLYIENFLSNEQADKLFVNLMDYDHWRQDHIKMFGKEILQPRLTALFSDNNNAYTYSGLTMHPELFPTYLTGVKERCEEICEQSFNACLANLYRDGQDSMGWHADDEKELGTNPFIASVSVGEPRMFHLKDRKDKNLTYKKRLQHGSLLVMRGETQKFWKHQLPKTKKQIGPRINLTFRKIY, encoded by the coding sequence ATGGAAATTATAGAATTACGAGGTGCAAGTCTGCTCTATATTGAAAATTTTCTAAGCAATGAACAAGCAGATAAACTCTTTGTTAACTTGATGGATTACGATCATTGGAGACAGGATCATATTAAAATGTTTGGGAAGGAAATACTTCAGCCAAGACTTACCGCTTTATTCAGTGATAATAACAATGCATATACCTATTCTGGTCTTACGATGCATCCGGAGCTATTTCCTACCTATTTGACAGGTGTTAAGGAACGCTGTGAAGAGATTTGTGAACAGTCTTTTAATGCCTGCCTGGCGAATCTCTATCGCGATGGTCAGGATAGTATGGGCTGGCATGCCGATGATGAAAAGGAGCTTGGAACCAATCCTTTTATTGCTTCAGTAAGTGTTGGTGAGCCCCGCATGTTTCATCTAAAGGACCGAAAAGATAAAAATCTTACCTACAAAAAAAGGCTGCAACACGGCAGCCTTTTAGTAATGAGAGGTGAAACTCAGAAATTCTGGAAACATCAATTGCCTAAAACAAAGAAGCAGATTGGCCCCAGAATAAATCTCACGTTTCGAAAAATATATTAA
- a CDS encoding AarF/UbiB family protein, whose protein sequence is MKTIDKIPTGKIGRTSKLVQTGVKIGGNYIKYYGKKAFNSELTRDELDEDNATDIYDGLKSLKGSALKVAQMLSMEKNLLPGAYVEKFSLAQFSVPPLSAPLVRKTFKKYNGAYPEELYDTFATQSVNAASIGQVHKATKDGKKLAVKIQYPGVADSISSDLAMVKPIALKMFNLSAKDSEKYFKEVEGKLLEETDYILEVKQSKHISKAAAHIPNIKFPKYYEDLSSERIITMDWMNGMHLSEFSKQNTSQELADKVGQALWDFYMFQIHGLQMVHADPHPGNFMVDSENNLIAIDFGCIKQIPDDFYTPYFSLTDRNNLDNSDYFHGRLLELEILQEKDTDKEKKFFSEMFYEMFAMFSTPYQSEVFDFTDKEFWDNLSQLSEKYSKDPELRRMNGNRGSRHFLYMSRTFFGLYNLLHDLKAKVEVNKFRGLL, encoded by the coding sequence ATGAAAACGATAGATAAAATTCCAACAGGTAAAATAGGCCGTACCAGCAAACTGGTTCAGACCGGGGTTAAGATTGGTGGGAATTACATCAAATATTACGGTAAAAAGGCATTTAATTCTGAACTAACACGTGATGAATTGGATGAAGATAATGCTACAGATATTTATGACGGGCTTAAAAGTCTAAAGGGAAGCGCATTAAAGGTAGCTCAAATGCTATCAATGGAGAAGAATTTACTTCCTGGTGCGTACGTAGAAAAGTTTAGCCTGGCGCAATTTAGTGTCCCGCCACTTTCAGCTCCATTAGTAAGAAAAACTTTTAAGAAATATAACGGAGCATATCCGGAAGAACTTTATGATACTTTTGCAACCCAGTCGGTTAATGCCGCCAGTATCGGTCAGGTACACAAGGCGACAAAAGATGGGAAAAAACTTGCTGTGAAAATCCAATATCCGGGGGTTGCAGATAGTATCAGTTCAGATCTTGCGATGGTAAAACCAATTGCTTTAAAAATGTTCAATCTTTCAGCAAAGGATTCTGAAAAGTATTTTAAGGAAGTTGAAGGAAAACTTCTTGAGGAAACTGATTATATTCTGGAAGTGAAGCAAAGTAAGCATATTTCCAAGGCGGCTGCTCACATTCCTAATATTAAATTCCCAAAATACTATGAAGATCTTTCCAGCGAGAGAATAATTACTATGGACTGGATGAATGGAATGCATCTTAGTGAATTTTCTAAACAGAATACTTCACAGGAGCTTGCAGATAAAGTAGGTCAGGCTCTTTGGGATTTTTATATGTTCCAGATTCACGGACTACAGATGGTACATGCAGATCCACATCCGGGAAATTTCATGGTGGATTCTGAGAATAATCTGATCGCCATTGATTTTGGTTGTATTAAACAAATTCCAGATGATTTTTATACTCCTTATTTCTCATTGACAGATCGCAATAATCTTGATAATTCAGATTATTTCCACGGAAGATTATTGGAGCTGGAAATTCTTCAGGAAAAAGATACAGATAAGGAGAAGAAGTTTTTCTCTGAAATGTTTTACGAGATGTTTGCAATGTTTTCAACTCCGTATCAATCTGAAGTATTCGATTTTACAGATAAAGAATTCTGGGACAATCTTTCCCAGCTAAGTGAAAAATATTCTAAGGATCCGGAACTACGTCGTATGAATGGAAATCGAGGAAGTAGGCATTTCCTTTATATGAGTAGAACATTCTTCGGTTTATATAATTTGTTACATGATCTCAAAGCTAAAGTTGAGGTTAATAAGTTTAGAGGACTCCTCTAA
- a CDS encoding prolyl oligopeptidase family serine peptidase, with translation MNRLLLCLAGSFLFLNGMAAQENLDYQKPPQEILELIDVPLAPSTLIDSDAEMMIFLYRDQFKSIAELSEEELRLGGLRINPVTNINSRARYYNNFKVKSVKAKEPVQVNGLPENPRLTNFSWSPDESMMAFTHTTDTGVELWVLDIENAAARKLTEANLNANMRSTVNWFRDNSAILVTTLPKDRKALIDTETSVPSGPTISVSDGKEAQNRTYQDLLKNPDDEYNFEQLARSEIMKVNLDGTVSSWMAPKMYSDISFSPDGEYVMVTHLKKPFSYLVPYYRFPSETSIYDKNGQLVNMINEVPLIEDLPKGFMAEREGKRDWSWRSDRPATLTYVVALDGGDPEKEVEYRDEYFQLDAPFKGEGKSLIKLKNRASGITWGDDDTALANDYWWNTRNTKTYVFDPSNSSQKPEIIFDRNYQDVYSDPGRFVMSKNKWGRSVLELDKDKAFLMGSGFTEDGQFPFVDKIDLSSGETERMYQSELKDQKESLVEALDIDKGEILVRIESSTEYPNYFIRDIGSKNKLTQITNFKNPFKSLEEVHKEVITYKRDDGLELNATLYLPAGYDMSNPEKLPMFMWAYPREFKDKNSASQNTSNANDFTYPYYGSPVYWVNRGYVVLDDASFPIVGEGDEEPNDTFRKQLVANAKAAIDAVDERGFVDRDRVAVGGHSYGAFMTANLLSHSDLFAAGIARSGAYNRTLTPFGFQSEERNYWEAPEIYNTMSPFMHAEKMDTPLLMIHGEADNNSGTYPMQSERYFNALKGLGATARLVMLPKESHGYSAKESVLHVLWEQDQWLEKYVKNREIESNTEQQEAGN, from the coding sequence ATGAACCGACTTTTGTTATGTCTGGCGGGATCTTTTCTGTTCCTTAATGGAATGGCAGCTCAGGAAAACCTGGACTACCAGAAACCACCGCAGGAAATCCTTGAACTTATCGATGTTCCCCTGGCACCTTCCACTCTAATAGATAGTGATGCAGAAATGATGATCTTCCTGTACCGTGATCAATTTAAAAGCATAGCCGAACTAAGCGAAGAAGAATTACGCCTGGGTGGTTTGAGAATTAACCCCGTGACCAATATTAATAGCAGAGCACGTTATTACAATAACTTCAAAGTTAAATCTGTAAAAGCAAAAGAACCGGTACAGGTCAACGGACTTCCGGAAAACCCTCGTCTTACCAATTTTTCCTGGTCACCAGATGAAAGTATGATGGCATTTACTCATACTACAGATACTGGAGTAGAATTGTGGGTACTTGATATTGAAAATGCTGCTGCAAGAAAACTTACCGAGGCCAATCTTAATGCGAATATGCGCAGCACTGTGAACTGGTTTAGAGATAATTCTGCTATTCTGGTCACTACCCTTCCTAAAGATAGAAAAGCGTTAATCGATACCGAAACTTCGGTTCCCTCGGGTCCTACAATTTCGGTTAGCGATGGAAAAGAAGCCCAGAACAGAACCTATCAGGATCTACTGAAGAATCCTGATGATGAATATAATTTCGAACAATTAGCCAGATCTGAGATCATGAAAGTAAATCTGGATGGTACAGTTTCGTCATGGATGGCTCCCAAAATGTATTCTGATATATCATTCTCGCCAGACGGAGAATATGTAATGGTTACACATTTAAAAAAGCCATTTTCATACCTGGTTCCATATTACAGATTCCCTTCAGAAACGAGTATATATGACAAGAATGGGCAACTAGTAAATATGATTAATGAAGTACCGCTCATAGAGGATCTGCCAAAAGGTTTTATGGCCGAAAGAGAAGGCAAACGAGATTGGAGTTGGAGAAGTGATCGTCCTGCGACCTTAACCTATGTTGTGGCTCTTGATGGTGGAGATCCTGAAAAAGAAGTTGAATACAGAGATGAATATTTTCAGCTTGATGCGCCATTTAAAGGTGAAGGGAAATCCCTTATTAAACTTAAGAATCGTGCAAGCGGAATTACCTGGGGCGATGATGATACTGCCTTAGCGAACGATTACTGGTGGAATACCAGAAATACGAAAACCTATGTTTTTGATCCATCCAATTCCTCCCAGAAGCCGGAAATCATTTTTGACAGAAATTATCAGGATGTATACAGCGATCCAGGTAGATTTGTGATGTCCAAAAACAAATGGGGACGTTCTGTTCTTGAACTTGATAAAGATAAAGCTTTTCTAATGGGTTCAGGTTTTACAGAGGATGGACAATTTCCTTTTGTGGATAAAATCGATCTCAGTTCTGGTGAAACTGAACGTATGTACCAATCTGAACTAAAAGATCAAAAAGAAAGCCTGGTGGAAGCTCTGGACATTGATAAAGGTGAGATCCTAGTTCGTATTGAATCTTCTACCGAGTACCCGAATTACTTTATTAGAGATATAGGTTCTAAGAATAAACTAACCCAGATCACCAATTTCAAGAATCCTTTCAAATCCCTGGAAGAAGTTCATAAGGAAGTGATAACTTATAAGAGAGATGACGGTCTGGAACTAAATGCCACTCTTTATCTCCCAGCTGGTTATGATATGTCTAACCCTGAAAAACTTCCTATGTTCATGTGGGCATATCCAAGAGAATTCAAGGATAAAAATTCAGCTTCCCAGAACACTTCCAATGCTAACGATTTTACATATCCTTATTACGGATCGCCAGTATATTGGGTGAACAGAGGTTATGTAGTGCTCGATGATGCATCGTTCCCAATAGTAGGAGAAGGTGATGAAGAACCTAACGACACATTCAGAAAGCAATTGGTAGCAAATGCGAAAGCGGCTATAGATGCTGTGGATGAAAGAGGATTTGTAGATCGTGATCGAGTAGCCGTTGGCGGACACAGTTATGGCGCTTTTATGACTGCTAACCTGCTTTCTCATTCAGATCTTTTTGCTGCAGGAATCGCTCGAAGTGGTGCTTACAATCGTACCCTTACCCCTTTTGGGTTTCAAAGTGAAGAAAGAAATTACTGGGAAGCTCCGGAAATTTATAATACCATGTCTCCTTTTATGCATGCAGAAAAAATGGATACTCCGTTATTGATGATCCATGGGGAAGCAGATAATAACTCAGGAACTTATCCAATGCAAAGTGAGCGTTATTTTAATGCACTTAAAGGATTAGGAGCAACTGCAAGATTGGTGATGTTACCTAAGGAAAGTCATGGTTATAGCGCAAAGGAATCTGTACTGCACGTATTATGGGAACAGGATCAATGGCTGGAAAAATATGTGAAGAATAGAGAAATAGAATCTAATACTGAACAGCAGGAAGCTGGGAATTAA
- a CDS encoding DUF6503 family protein, with product MKKLIVLFLIVSIVSCKNSSEEEKIPVEPDNGIGDGAGPPQVLSFSENIEEAHNKAGFKMKEAVSIDIQLNFGGSERLNAKLAMNTNSSGIKVEKNNGSTIVFDGSKVAISPDSSATDGARFDIFTWQYFFAMPFKLTDPGTVWEESSQRKLDSLEYPSSKLTFKSDTGDSPDDWYVVYQDDKSKLLKAAAYIVTFGTDKSKAEENPHAIVYSDYKTVEDVSFATTWSFHNWNEESGLGDKIGEAKISNVQFFQPEENYFQIPENSKEVKK from the coding sequence ATGAAGAAATTGATCGTTCTATTCTTAATTGTCAGCATCGTAAGCTGTAAGAATTCTTCCGAAGAAGAGAAAATCCCTGTTGAACCTGATAATGGCATTGGAGATGGCGCCGGCCCTCCGCAGGTTTTAAGTTTTTCTGAAAATATCGAAGAGGCTCACAACAAAGCTGGCTTTAAAATGAAGGAAGCAGTTTCCATTGATATTCAGCTTAACTTTGGAGGTTCAGAAAGACTGAATGCAAAACTGGCTATGAATACCAACTCAAGTGGTATCAAGGTTGAAAAGAATAATGGTTCTACCATCGTATTTGATGGAAGTAAGGTGGCCATATCACCAGATTCCAGTGCTACAGATGGCGCTCGTTTTGATATTTTCACTTGGCAATATTTCTTTGCTATGCCTTTCAAACTAACAGATCCAGGTACCGTTTGGGAAGAATCAAGTCAGCGTAAGCTTGATAGCCTAGAATATCCATCCTCTAAATTAACTTTTAAAAGTGATACCGGAGATTCACCAGACGACTGGTATGTGGTGTATCAGGACGATAAAAGCAAGTTATTAAAGGCCGCCGCCTATATTGTGACTTTTGGTACAGATAAGTCTAAAGCTGAAGAAAATCCACATGCGATCGTCTATAGCGATTACAAGACAGTCGAAGATGTAAGTTTTGCCACTACCTGGAGTTTCCATAACTGGAATGAAGAAAGCGGATTAGGTGATAAAATTGGAGAGGCAAAGATCTCGAATGTCCAGTTCTTTCAACCTGAGGAGAATTATTTTCAGATTCCCGAAAACTCAAAAGAGGTTAAGAAATAA